The window CCCGTTCCTCATGCCAAGTTCTGCTGCTGGCAGGGGCTGGTGTTCCTCCCTAGCCATACACCAGTCGTTGCCCAGTTCTATCCTTCCAGGCACCCTGGGCCCAGCTCTGTTGGCCTTCATGGGGTCCCTGCAGCTGGGCTTGTTTGAAAGCTTGTGTTGGCCAAGAGGGTCCAGAGGAAATTGGGCCCACCCCTCCTGGGCAACCAACTACTCTCCTCCCTCCAAGAGCCTGGTTGGACAGCACCTCTGATCTTGGGTTCAGCTCTCCAGGATGCAACACTTGCATTTGGCGCTTGAGTAGCTATAGacaaccccagctctgcactgcaGCTGAGCATGTTGGACTCCAGCTGGGGCTGCTCCCAAGCAGGTAGCCCTGTCTCTCCCTGGCATCTGCAAAGCTGTCTGCTGCCAGGATCTTGTTGTAGGCTATTGTGGGTCAAGGAGCTTCCAAGGCAAACATAAGACAAGATCCCCAAGGCTTCTCCCACCTAACACTCTTGCACCTCCCACTGTGTCCTGCCTTGGCACCCTCCTAGGCTCCTGGCTCCTGACAAAGCCACTTTGGACCTGATAGCTGAAATACACTCACCTTCCCACTTGGAGTTTAGGCCCCTGGTTCTAGATTTCATCCTAGGATGAAATCCAGGATGAGTTCCAGACCTGACTGCTGCTTCCCACTGTGGGCTCCGGAAGGCTGGGAGAGTGGGAAGCAGGATAATGGGTTGTGGTGGATAAGAGCTGGGACTAGTAGGACCTCAGATGAGAACCACTGGAACTACCTCTCACCCTCcttggcccaggctggcccttcACCCTGTTCTCAGGCTAGGGAACAAGCAGGGAAGCAGAGGCCGCCTTGTCCAGTGTTGTTTATTGAGTCCAACATCAGAAGCAAGAAAACACTTGCCATCTGTCAGAGGGTAGGCTGAGCTCCACCGTGGTAGGAATGTGAGCTGAGGACAGGGGGCTAGGAATCCTGCAAAGGACAGCAGCTGGGACAGCCTCTGACCCCCACATGCCTGCTAGTTGCCAGGCacagcagcagggctgggaggtAGCCTTGGAGGCAGGACAGAGGGCAGCCTGGGTTGGAATCTGCCCAAGTCCCTACCTGATCATAGACAGACATGTCCAGCAGTACTCCAGCCTTCCCCACAAGAAGTCCCCCACTTGTGCTCTTCCTTGAAGTCCCCAAATCCAGGATGAAACCCAGAAAGACTTGACCTGACAGTGGGAGGAACCCAGTTGCTTCTGGGGCCAGCGTGGGTATGAGGCCATAGGAAGGAAGGGCTGGTGAGCAGGGCCAAGAGGCACAGGTGCAAAGTAAGGGTAGGGCTCTTGGGTACTGTCTGGCTCCCAGGGTCACCACATCTGGGGCTCAGCCTTGGCCATCCTGGCAGCACAGGGGTCAGAAATAGAGGGCAGGCTCACTGCGGAAGTCGGAGAGGTCGTTCTGACTGGCAGGTGTGAGCTGAAGAGGAAGGACAAAACGAAGCCACTGGGATTTGTCTAGGCACCAACCTGCCCCCTGTCCCCCACCAGATAGCCCTTGGTACTGTGGGTATGTACTCCTGTTGTGCTAACTCACCATGACCTCCTTGGGTGGGGGCTCTGCCTCCCTTGGAGCCTGCACCAGTGTCTGCTCCTGCCACTTGCTGAAGGCCATGGAGTGCTTTGGAGTATAGCTGGACAGGCCTGTGGGCCAAGGAGCACATGCATGGACACACAGATACGTGAACGTGTGGCCCAGGTACCACCCCCTCCCAGCTGCCCATCATAGGACACTCACCTGAGCTGCCCTCTGGCAGCCAGGGGCTCTCGGGCCCCACGCCGCTCACAAACGTGGCACGGGGCAGGAAGAGGGTAAAGGGTTTCTCCTCTGAACCAAGTCTCTCgtcttcctcttccccctcctctccttcttcctcctcctcctcttcagcctccacctcttcctcctgcaCTAGGGAGCTTTCGGAGGGGTACTCGAATGTGGTCTGTAGACTCTTGTCATTAAAGGAAATCTTCATCTGGGAGTGAGGAACATGTCTAGTAAGGGCCCATCAGCCCTTTGGAGGCTTTAAGCAGGTGGAAAGCACCCTTTACCTGGAGCCGAAGGCCTCACGCAGCCCCTCAACCCTTGTCCTCCAGCAGCTCCTAAAAACAAGTTTATATCCTGGCCATCTAGGCACCTGGACAATCCTGGATAGCACTGACCACCATACTATCAAGGGCCTGCATGAAAGGCCAGCACCTGTAAGGGCCTCACAGCCCTCCCTCACCCATTTTACAGGCCAAGTGGTGGGTCTGCTTCTGTAAACCTAGGGTGCCAGTGACCTCCAACTCCCACCCTACTGCCCACGCCACAGGCTCCGGAATTTCACACCTGAGCAAATTCTTCCCACTTCTGGTAGTCTCAGAGCCCAAAGTGGGCTTCAGGGGGGGAGGCAGAGGGCCATGGGCACTCTTGGTTAGGATCCTCCCCTTGTTCAACCAGGTCAGGCTCTGCTGGGGGCAACTCAGTCTCCCCAGACCTGCTCAGCTGAGCTTGGCCTGAGCCCGACTGGACCGTAATGAATATGAGCAGCTACCAGCCTGAGCAGATGGGAACAGCCCTGCTGGGGCTCGAAATATTAAACTCCTGGGCACAAGACACCAGCAGCCAGCTCAAGTTCCCCCACCTCCCCTGGAAGGAGCTGGAGGCAGGAACAGCCCCAGGCAGAGAACCAGAGCAGCCCAGGAACAGCAGAATGGGAGAGTGGCCTGGCAGGAGGGCTTGCTCCAAAGCAGCTGAGATACAGGATGGCAGAGGGACCAGGTACAGGCCACAAGGCATGCACACAGGGCCCACCAGGGGTAAGAGGCACTTCCTGTGAGGAGGCCTCCAGAGATGAAGGCACACACTTCTGCCTCCTGCTTCTTGGCCCTGACAGCTGCCCTCACAGCTATGGTTAGCCTGGCCCTTCAGGGATGAGGGGTGACTGCCTAAGCTCCCAGTGCCCCTATCTCTACCTGCTCACACAGAGCCTTGCAAAGCAATGCATTACCAAGTCCCACTCCCACTCAGCCCCCCAGCCTAGGTGTCCGCACAGACGTGTGGTCAGGGAGATGAGCAGATGGAAAGACCACCTGGGTCAGGCAGAATAGAAGGAAGACATCTAATGTCAGGTGAAGGCAAGCTGTCCCTCGTCTGACCCTGCCCTCTAGTAGGCCCACCCAGTCCTCCAGCTGTGGTCCCATGGGAGATGGGACAGAGACAAGGCCATGACAGTGGGGTAGCCACTAGACCCCACAGACATCTACCTGTTGCCAGTCAGCTTGAGGACAGTGTCACCTGGCCCTCATGAAGCAGTCCTTGAGGACAGATACTCCAGGAGGGGCCCAAGGTAGGATGGAACTGGGCTCCTCCTGCGCCAAGTCCCATGGTGAACTGGGCTCCAAGTGGCCCGTGGGTACATGGAGCTCTCTCTGCTGACCCTGACCCATCCCCCACCACTGAGGACACAGGAAGGACCAGCTGCCAGGGCCTGGCGGGATTAGTGAGCCCTCGTTAGTCCGCATGACTGGCTCCTACCAGAGAGGCCTGGGGGTTGGATGCACGTGGGCACCGAGCCTGGCACTGCCTGGCTGGGCTGAGCGGGAGGTGCTCACAGGCCCATCAGTCCCAGCTGGGACCCAGGGTCCCCGTCACGTCTTGCCTCCCTTGTCTTCTCTACTGGGCCAGTGCTGTGAGGGCCTCAcagccctccctctcccttagaACACAGGTTAGTGGGTCACAGGATATCCCATGACTCATACTGCTGTGGAGTGGGGCACCCTCCAGACCCTGGGCTGCCAGGATGGGTGGAGGGTGTGGCCAGGGCTGGTACTGCATACACCTGGTCACTGGCCTCTAAGGGACTTTGCCCATCGCACCCAGCTCGGCAGGCAGGTGGTAGAGGAGCCTCTGGGCGTTCACAGGGCCCTTTTGTTCTCCCTCCACCCACCCTGCCGATGCACACCCAGCTTGAATTACTGAAGGGTGTCCACACTGGACTGAGGGCCAGCGAGCTGGGCTTAACCTGCCTGGAAGTGTGCACTGAGGTtggccctgccctcctgccacagcctccagtCAAAGTTCCCATGGGTGACAGGACACAGGACCAGGAAAACCCAGCTGGGATGTACACAGCTGCTTGTTCCCAGAGGCACACTTGGCCTCCAGCACTGGGCAGATCCTCTACAAGTGAAGAAGCCATCTGGAGTAGGTCCTGGGGTTCCTGGCCCCAGAAAGACCACCTCCGGGGTGCTCATGGGAAGTGGGAGGAGGGAGCTGGAAGAAAAGGACAGTAGGTGAGAGGTTAGTGTCCTGTGGGGGAGGGAGCATGCCCACCAGGCTCAGGGTTCCAAGCTGGCAGGGAGGGGTGACTCAGGGCCGGTTCATGAGGGCCACACCCTGGTGTCTACAGATGGGAATGAGGCTGAGAGCCTCAGCTGAACCATGGAATTTGGGGTGAAAAAAGTTAACTGAAGGTGAGGTGGGAGGCCTGGGTATCAATGACTGAGTTCTGGGGACACTGACATGCTTGGGTTGGACAGAGgaccaggaggtggggaggggaagccACTGCCAGACAGGAGTCAGGACAGGTGGCACTCCACAGTGTCCATCCCTTTGGGAGGCAGCGTGAGGAGGGGTGAAAAGACATTCCCAACCTCTAGGAAGACTGCCGAGTGGGCAGAATGACTGCAACTGCGTTGGGCCGCCATAGTGGAAGTATGCTCTCCAGCTCACGGAGGGATGGAAGAACAAGGCATCTCTCTGCTCTGCCAACAAACAACCTAAGTGGAAATGTGCCCCTGCCAGGCAGGCTCTGTGGGGCACAGGCCAGCGAGGAGGTGCCCCCACCACTCAGAGCACGTCTGGGCCTCTGAAGTTAAGTGAGGGCTGTCAGGCCAGGGCCAGGCTCTCCCGCTAACCTTGCTGCCAGACAGTTCCTGAAGAGCTACCCCTCACCTACACCCTGGGAAAGTCACCAGCACTTCCCACCATCGCCCAGGAGCCACCAAGTGAACAGTCTGCCGAAGGTCCTCCAGGCCGTGCCCCCCCAGCCCACCCACTTCCCCAAGGGAGAGCAGGAAAGTGCTTGACCAAAGGCTGTCTCAGCAGCTGGGGGCCTGCCAAGGTACCCCATGGGGTGCTCGTGGCCCAGGGACTACAGGCAGGAGGGATGCCCGGGAAAAGGCAGAGTGTTCTGAAAGGCTGGGCATGCCCTGTCCTTTCCCAACAGGCCTCCCGGCTCTTGCTGAGTAGGGCAGCTGGTGTGGGCACAGGCAGGATGTCCACCAGCAGGTGGTACAGCTCAGGCAGGGCCCTGGCCAGCCTGCTTAACCATGCCTGGTGCCATCCATCTGGACCCTCAGCGCTTCGGGCTGGCATGGAGACTGCTTCTCAGTCTCAGCCCTGCCTCCCACAGTTCCTTCTGCCCTACCCCTCTCACTCCAGCTCAGCTGCAAGTGGACCATGGTTCTGTTGCTGGCTGAAGGCAGAAGGCCATGCTCTGGCAGCTCCCCCCAAGTCCCAGGAAGAGGCCAGGCTCACGGTGGACAGGTAACACTATTAGGGGTAAGGCTCTGGAAACAAGAACCTGGACTCAGCTCCTACCCCCAGAGCTCCATGGCCCCATAAACCTCCTGAGCCTACCTCTTCATCTATATGAGCACACTGTCATCCCCTCTACTTCTGGTGCAAACACGGGGAGGGACCACCTGACAGAAGGGCAAGGTCCagtcaggaagcagggagggaggaacagaggCTGGATACGGGCAGAGGCTGGAGCAGTGACTGCTCAGGCTACAGCCCAGCCTTCCCTCAAGGGCTCAGAGTGAGCAAGGCCAAGAGTGGGAGAGAGCCCCACAGGGCACCCCAGTGTCACAGCCCTGACCCTCCAGCCTGGAACCCTCAGGGAGATCATTATGGGTTTCTGACCCAGCAGATGGGAGTCTGCAGGAGGGCTAATGTTAAGGCCAATTCCCAGGGCAGGAAATAACCCACCGTCCCAAGGAAGCAGGTGGGGAGAGGTGGGCTGGGCCGACACCAGGGGACTCTGGTTATCCCAGCAATAGGGGAAGGCACACCCAGGCTGGTCCCAGCGACAGCAGAACACACTGGACTCCTACAGCTGACAGACTCAGGCAATGGGACTTGGAATTTGCCCTAGGGGACAAACACTGGCCCGGAATGACCAGGAAGAATCTGAGGAATGCTTTCCTTGTGCCCAAAGGGTTCCAGGCCACTGGctagagatggccaagagtgagGCTCACCTGGCTAGCCTGCTGTGAGCCTCCAGCAGGGCTGCTCTTGGGTCTCCTGACCAGGTCTGGCACACATCGTCAGTGTTCAATACACTCATGCGCAAGGCCAGGGCCTGCCAAGCTTTGGGCCATGGACTTTTGGGCAACTGAGAACCCCTTCAACTAGCTCATGAGTTCTGCCCCCATGCTGATCTCAAGGTAGGGATCTGACTGCACCGACATCATTGCCTTCTGTTCTGTCCCCTTTACGTCCTGGTCCTGACAAACTGTGCAGGATGAGATCCACAGGACCATAGCAGGCTACCCTTCAAAGCTAAGGCCAGGGCAGAGCCAACAAGGCTCAGCCAGACCCACAATGGCACAGGCCTATCCAGCCAATTCCAGATGGGGCCATAAGAACTGTCAGGAGGCTCTGCACTAGCTGGCTGCCCACCCATTCAACTCTGCAAAGTATATAGCAGGTCAGTTGGGCCTTAGAACTCCACAGGGGCCCTGGGCCTAGTCACAGCCCCAGTTCTCCTCTAGTCCAGATAGAAGCCTTCCCCCACCAGGTCAGGTATCCTGGGAACTGGGCTCACACTCTACCTACAGCTCCCTGTCCTTCACTCTCTTCTCCTAGAAGGTAGTCCTGCCCCAACCACTGACCTTCTTTCTTGAGGAACCAGCCTTGGTGAGGCAGGACTTCTGCAGGGCCAGGTAGCCACCAATCACCTCAATCTCATGCACAGTAGGGTAGCGCTTCTTCAGTGTGGTACCTAGGGCAGCAAAAGATCCCGAGAGACTACCAGCCTCCTCTTCCTCAGGCTTCTGTGGCGGAGGCTCCCCATTGGCTTGATCCGACTGTGGCATCTGCAGGGCCCCTGTCTTTCTCTTGGGCACCACTGTGAACGTGTTGCTGCCTCGATGCTGGAGCTCTGAGGAGTGCTCAGGCCTGGCACGGTGCAGGTGGTACTGGAGAGGGACCTCAGCCCCTGAGCAGGGTAGTTTGGCTTCTTGGGGAGCTTCCTCCTCTGAGTCCACCTCATCAATGAAGGTGATGGGCAGTCCTGGCCTTGAATGCTCCCCATCATCCTTGGCGCAGCTGGGAATCCCCAAACTCTCAGCAGGCTCTGCCTCAGCAGTGACTGGTAGGCATGGGGGCGGTGAGGATGGCCTCTGCCACCTAATGGACCGGTCTGTGAGGGTGATGGCTGGCCTGGGACAGCCCCCCTCCTTGGCTGCCCACTGCACCTCAATCCTAGAGGGGCTCCTTGGGAGGGCAGGCACACCATCCCCTCCAGACACCAGCTGGGCTCTGAGCTCCTCACTCTGAGAAGCCCAGCCCATCTCTGGCTTTGGCAGCTCCACCAACTGCTTCCCCTGGGGAAGAGGGACCCTGGAGGCGTTGCGCTTGGGGATGAAAACGAAGGAGTTGCGGGAGTTCACACGGAGGCTAGCCAGGGCTCGTGCCTGGAGGTCCCCCAAAGGGATGGTCTCCATGTCTGGCTTGGGAGCTGGCCTTATCTCGAAGGAGTTGTTGGCGCTGGCGGCAGCAGAGACTCTCAGACAGTGGCTGGGAGTGGAAGTGGCACTGGCAGAGCTGGGCGCGCAGAAGGCAGGGGGCGCGGCTGTAGTGGCACTCAGGGTCCCAGGGCTAGGGGGCGGGTGGAGGGAGGGCTCCCCCGACTCCACCTTTGGCTTCCACTCGCCCGGCGCAGTTGGGGAGACCGCGAGCCCGTTGGCAGGGCCGGCCAGGGGATCGGGGTCGGCGGGCCCGTTGGAGAGTGAGCGAGTGCCCACGCCGCGGGCCAGGCCCCGAGGGTGGACGGTGAAAGAGTTGCTGCCGGTCTTCTTCAGAAAGTCGCTGCGCCGGGTCACGGGTCCGGCCCCGCCACCGAGGCGCCCCGGCTCGCCACTGGCAGTTCGCCGGCCCGCGAGCGGAGCGGCGGGCACCGGCTGAACAGGGGGCGCAGGGCGGGCAGGGGGCGCGGGCGCCCCGGTGAGCGGTGGtggcggcggggcggggcgggcgcgcTCGGGGCTCCCGCGGCGGCGGGGCGCGGCGGGTGGGTCGAACTTCTCGAGCAGGCGGCTGACTCGGCCGGGCGGCGGCGCCTCGAACACCAGCACCTCGGCGGCGCGGATGCCGGCGGACGGCGGCGCGGCGGGCGGGAAGCCGGGCGCCGACTCGATGATGAGTATGTTGTCGGCGCGGATGGTGCGCACTCCCGGCACACGGCGGTACAGCTCCAGCAACTGCTGCGCTGGCCGCGCCCCACGCCGCTGCTCAGACTCGAGCCGCATGAACGGGTTCTCGCGCAGCGGGCCCAGGCTCTCCGCCAGCACCAAGCGCTCGTCCGGCCCCGCGGGCGCAGGGCCGGGCCCCGGACCCGCGCCCAGGGCAGCCAACTTGGCCCGCTTTCGCTCCAGGATCTCTCGCTTCCAGGCGGGCATTGCTGCGCGCGGCCCTGGGCCCGGCCGCCCAAGGCCGGCCATGCTAGGTACGCGGCCGCCGACGGCACTGGGCGGACGGCCCCAGCCACAGGCGCCCGGCACAGGGGCGCGCCGGCCTTCGCGCCACGCCACGCCCATGCCCTACCGCTGCCCATTGGGCAAGTGCACTCGGACCCGCCCCGCGCCCAGCCGCTCCACCTATGGTAGGGGAGGAGGCCAGCAGCTGTCTAATGAAGGACGCTCACCTGGAACGCCCTCCAGAGGCCTCATTGGACTATGCCTGGCGCCGGCCATTCCCTGTTGGGGGAAGGGCCCCGGACACGCCCCCGGTCCTGGAACTTCATCCTAGTGGCCCCCACTTCCGCCTCTGCGCTCTGGGGCTCTAGGCGCCTTGGGCGGGCCAGAGGGCCGGGGCCTGGAGCGCCCTCGGGCGGACTCCAGTCTCGCGCTGCGGATGACCTTGGCTGAGCCTGGACTTCCTCGTTGCACTAGCAATCAGCCTGCATGTTCCATCCACTGAGAGCACAGCGAGGGAGCTGTCAGCACGACGGCGGACAAAGTGCAGGCTGTACCGCCCTCATGACCTAGGTGGGGAGTGCTATTGAGTGCACAGCTTCTAGGTCCTCCCACCTGCCGTCCAACAACAGTGGACTCTCAGGCGAGGGCCCCTGAGAGACGTAGGTGCCACTTCTGAGCCCCGCCCCGCCCTAAGGAATGGGTTTCTTTGCAACCCTAGGTTTTGCAGCCTCTTAGACTGCATTGTTCAGAAGTGTGTGAATCTGTTGTTACAGGTGGTGCTTCCCAGTACCTACTACAGTAGGACCTATCTTCGAGGAGACACACCAAGGAAGCCTACTTGCTCTCACACATAAGCAGGCCCGCAGGGCCCTGCACACTTGGACAGCTCTCCGATGCAGAAAATCACAAAAGCCAGAAGCTTCGCGTGAGCAGCCCGTTGTCACACCCTTTATCTGTTTAACGTCCCTCCCCGCAGGCTGGGTGGAAGTGCCTTTAACGCTGAGGGCACATCTTTGAGCTGGTATCTTGGTGACACCAAGTTTTCTTCTCTGGGGAGGACTGCATAATGCTCACTATATTCTTTCCAGCCCAGGGACAGTAGGGAGATTGCTTGGAGCCAACAGGAAGAAGGGGAAATTGGAAAGCACAGAGAAGTGGCAGTCTGTCCTTCACCTGTCCTGTAGTTAGCAGTGGTCTCAGTACAGACATCACCGTCTTCCACTCCACTTACCTTTCAGTAACTCTTCCCAGCAGCACCTGGGTCTCGGCAAAGACACCAAGTAGGCTTTGGCCTAAGGGTCCCTTCTCAGCTTCAGGGTCCCCTGCTACCATCATaattctgcctcaccctcccaactGCTCCATTAAGCTGGAGAAAAACTGGATTTCAATCTTCCAGAAGCTTTTCAATCCACCTTTATAAAGCCTCATGCTTCTCACTTCTGCAGCAGCAGAATGCCAATTCCAAATTACTGAAATAAAACAGGAGCACACAAAACAGtgactctaaaaataaataacctatgggctggggctggggctcagtggtagagcacttgcctagaaggCAAGttcgtgaagcactgggttcaatcctcaacaccacataaaataaagttattgtgtccatctacaactaaatacacacacacacacacacacacacacacacacacacaaacacatatataaaaacaagggctggggttgtggctcagtggtagagcactcacctagcacgtgagaggccctgggttcaatcctcagtaccacataacaaaaaaaaaaaggtattgtctccaactacaactaaaaaataaaatttaataaataaataaataaataacctacaAGAAAAACCACTCCAATGTTCAGCTTGTATGTCTTTAACAAAATTTATGCCAAACTTGGTAGGAGACATCTTTGTAGCTGTGAGACAAACTATACACGTCTCCAACTCAGGTATCCCAAAGGCTAACATGACcaggcaaaggggaatgaagctTAAGGTTGTCCAAGCTACTGTACTGGTGCAACAGTCAGCAGGCTTGTTCTTAAAGGGCCAGACGGTGTTTTAGCCCAGTGGGTCTCAACGGGACAGTTGAGGACTTGCAAACATCAGGCTAAATTTTTGGTTGTCATAAGCAAAGGGTGCTGCTGGCATCCATTTTAGCAGAGGCCAGGGATGATGCTAAACCTCCTACACATTCAGAACAGTCCCTCCTACACCCTCAATAAAAATGATCTGGCCCAAAAGGCTTAAATGATGAGATTGAGACCCAGGGTCTCATATATTTGTTCTctgtcacacttttttttttttttttttttggtaccagggattgaactcagaggcacttgaccactgagacacatccccagccctactttgtattttgtttgtattttgtttagagacagggtctcactgagttgcttactgtcTCACttctgcagaggctggctttgaactcacaatcctcctgtctcagcctctccaacTACTGGTATTACATGAGTGCTTCCCCACACCCAGCACACATTCATCTTTGCTGTTATTTTGGAGtttgtttgatactggggattgagggagaccttgtttcaaaatttaaaaaaaaaaaaagattaaaagggctggggatgtacctcaatggctaagtgcccccaggttcaatccccagtaccaaaaaaatagcCTCAGGCCACTGGGTGCAATCCTGCTCTATAGATCCCCCCAATAATAGCCATGCACTGGCAAGAAGTCAAGGGCTTTGGTGTCACACGAACTATTTAGCAAGTTGTCGACTCTGTCCTGGACTATTGTCTTTATCCTGCAGGGCAGAGTTGACAACTTCCTATTCTCCCAGAAGTCCACCACCACACTTTTTGGTCTACCTACAACCTCAACTCTGTAATGAATTTCCACTCCACATAGTAGGGAGTATCTTAGCATTTGTCTTATTCAAGAGAGGTATGGTGACAATATTCATGTCAGGAAAacattctcttattttattttcatctcagcAAATGTTCTCATTTGGCACCTAACTGGCATCAAACCAAAGACCTCAAGGCCAACAATCTGGGCTGCTCACAAGGCTCCATAAGTAAGTCTCTGTGCCATGAGCATCAGAGCACCTGTTTCTGTCTTTGGTCCCTTAGAAAGGCCTAAATCTGTCCCAGATGCACTAATGGTGCTGGCCACAAGGTGGTGGGAAAGTCCTGAAATTGCAATCTG is drawn from Urocitellus parryii isolate mUroPar1 chromosome 4, mUroPar1.hap1, whole genome shotgun sequence and contains these coding sequences:
- the Tprn gene encoding taperin; translated protein: MAGLGRPGPGPRAAMPAWKREILERKRAKLAALGAGPGPGPAPAGPDERLVLAESLGPLRENPFMRLESEQRRGARPAQQLLELYRRVPGVRTIRADNILIIESAPGFPPAAPPSAGIRAAEVLVFEAPPPGRVSRLLEKFDPPAAPRRRGSPERARPAPPPPPLTGAPAPPARPAPPVQPVPAAPLAGRRTASGEPGRLGGGAGPVTRRSDFLKKTGSNSFTVHPRGLARGVGTRSLSNGPADPDPLAGPANGLAVSPTAPGEWKPKVESGEPSLHPPPSPGTLSATTAAPPAFCAPSSASATSTPSHCLRVSAAASANNSFEIRPAPKPDMETIPLGDLQARALASLRVNSRNSFVFIPKRNASRVPLPQGKQLVELPKPEMGWASQSEELRAQLVSGGDGVPALPRSPSRIEVQWAAKEGGCPRPAITLTDRSIRWQRPSSPPPCLPVTAEAEPAESLGIPSCAKDDGEHSRPGLPITFIDEVDSEEEAPQEAKLPCSGAEVPLQYHLHRARPEHSSELQHRGSNTFTVVPKRKTGALQMPQSDQANGEPPPQKPEEEEAGSLSGSFAALGTTLKKRYPTVHEIEVIGGYLALQKSCLTKAGSSRKKMKISFNDKSLQTTFEYPSESSLVQEEEVEAEEEEEEEGEEGEEEDERLGSEEKPFTLFLPRATFVSGVGPESPWLPEGSSGLSSYTPKHSMAFSKWQEQTLVQAPREAEPPPKEVMLTPASQNDLSDFRSEPALYF